The stretch of DNA GCACACATGTTATTGGTACAATCCATAGAAGTAATTTGATTCAAGATGCTGAATTAGATGCAAAAACAGTTGTAGAAAAATACCCTGAAAGTGATGAAGCACAAGAATACAGAGACCTTGCTTCAAGTATAATGACTAATGAAAACATATCAACTCCTGAACCTATGAGTGATGAGGAATTCGAGGAATTTTTTAAATCATACTTATAGAAAAATGTACTACTCAACTAACTATTCTTCCCCGCTGGGCGAAATGATTATTGTAAGTGACGGTGAAGCCGTTTGCGGCCTTTGGTTTTATGGACAAAAACACTTCAAGGAAAATATAGGCAAAACCATACAAAAGGATGATCTGGCTATTTTTAAAAAGGTTACAAAATTCCTTGATGATTATTTCAATGCTTTAAATCCCGAAATTGATTTCAAGCTTAAGCCAAAGGGCAGCGAATTCAGACTTAAAGTTTGGAGAATACTGTGTAAAATTCCCTATGGTGAAACATTGACATATGGTGAGATTGCAGGAAAAATTTCAAAGACAATGTCCGCTCAGGCCGTTGGAGGGGCTGTAGGCCATAACCCGATTTCCATTCTGATTCCATGTCACCGTGTTTTGGGGGCAAACGGCAAATTGACAGGTTATGCTGCAGGTATCGATAAAAAAATAGAGTTGTTAAAATTGGAAAAAAATAGGTTATGAAAACCTATATTCTTTCCCCTAATTCAATGTCTTCAATTACATCTTCCTTTTTCTGGTCGTCGCTACTTTTTTTGAAGTAAGACCAGTGCAGGATTTCTTGTTCGTAGATGTAAAGGTTTCCGAATCCGATGGAATTTTCAAATTCGAATACTTTTTCAAGGCCGTTGCTTGGCTTGTCTTCGAATGTTGAATCTTTGGCCTGTTCGATTACAAGTCTTGCCTCATCGATGTTTATGGCATAGGTTGTGTTTTCAATTTTTGAATCAATCAGATAGCTTTTTATTATTTTTTCATGGAATTGGCTGTAGATTTCTGGATTTAGGAATAATTCAAAACCTTTTATTTCACCATTGAGAATTATTAAAGCACCATTTTGACCGTCAACAATTTCAAATGCCTTTAGAAATTCCGCATGATTTATTTTCTGTGATTCATAGCTTTCAGACATTGCACTTGTATCTGATGAAAAATCGATTGATTCTTCTAGATCGTCTATTGATGACCAGACTTCTTGCTGAACGGGCATGTTGGAACGTTTTGCCCTTAATTTTGCTCTACGGGTTTTGTAGTTTGCAATGTGTGCTGAACTTCTGAATTCACTTTTATATTTCCAACGGCCATGTTCTGTACAGCTGACGGAAATCTTGCTTAGGGATTGCGGTGCTATCAGTATTGTTGAGTTCACGATTCTGTTTTGGTCTCCTCCAACAACTTCTTCACCGTCAACCAATAGCAGCGGATCAATTGATTTGTTCTTTACGATTAGGGTGTTGACTGTTGAGTGTTTGCATTCCTTTACTTCAACAAGACCCAATTCAAATCCTTTTTTTAGGGTCAATATGTCTAATTTATAGCTGTGTTCGGTTTTCAATGGAACAATGGTCATGTGTTTATGGGTCTGTGGGTTTAAAAGCTCTACATTTGAATTTATTTTTTCTACTCCGGGTATTATCATTTCATTCCTCCAGGTTTAATTTGGTTAAATCGTCAAATAGGTAGTGGATATCACTTTTTGGATTTTCCACCTCTTTTGCGAATTCTTCTGCGGTTAATACTTTTGCTATTGCTTCGCCTTTGTGGATGAATCTTATTTTTGCAACATATTCGTCTGTGATTTTGTCGTATAGTCTTCCAGCACTCATTGTTCCTATGATTACTGTTCTGGTGCTGTTTGATACATATCCTATTTTTCCGTAATGTCTCATTTCACAGGCGATTGCTTCTGAATCATATTTGTTTGTCGGTTCTTTTACTAGTTTTACCAAACCGTTTAATACTAATGGTTTTGGTCCGTGCATATTATCAAATGCCTGTATTGTTATATACATATTATCACCTTGTGTATACTTTGTGCCTTATAGTATTTAAACTTTCGCATGATGATTGCAAAATTAATTTGTAGGATAAGCTATAAATGTAGATTCATGAAGAAACTTGCAATTTTTGACTTTGACGGAACATTATTCGATTCAATTAATGATGTGGTAATATGTTTCAATAAGGCCCTGACCGTACATGAATTTCCCAATTTGACCCGTGAGGAATACATTCCATGTCTGGGTGGAAATATTGATGATATAGTTTCATTGGTCTTAAATGACAACAGCACTCCCGAAAATGTTGAAATGGTTAAGGAAACTTATCTGAACTTTTACAATGCATCTAAAAAAGAAAATACAGTTCCTTTTGATGGTGTCAAGGAAGTCTTAATGAAATTGCAGGATAAGGGAATACTGCTGGCCATCAATTCCAATAGGCTAAACTATTCCTTAAAGGAATTCGTAGGCAAATACTTTGATGATATTGACTTTGTTCTAGTCGAAGGCCATGAGTATCCAAATCCATCCAAACCTGACCCGTATGGCGTAAACAGGATTATTGAAAAGGCAAATGTCGATATCGATGAGGCAGTATACATCGGAGACTCTTCTACAGATATTAAAACCTCTCAAAATGCAGGAATTGACTGTTTGCTAGTTAAATGGGGATACGGCAATCAGGAGGATTTCGAAAACGAATATGTTTTGGATGTAATTCCAGATGTATACAGCATAGTTGACTATTTTTGAAGAAATTTAATTAAAAAAAAGTTTTAAAATCAAGAAGCAAAAAAAACTTCCTGATTATTCGATTTGAGATTTGTCTGACCTGATACCCCAGATTGAAAATACGATTGCAACAATACACAATACTGTACAGATGACTGCTATGATTCTTGAGGATGCAACAAGCAAACCCGCATTTTCCTGGGATAATGGTAAATTGCCCATGACAAATGAACATATCAGGGTCAAAAGACCCAGACTCAGTGTTTGGCCACATGACCTTAAAGTAATCTGTGTAGCAGCCGCATAAGGCGCACATTCATCAGAAACAGAACTTACAACGGCATTGGTATTTGGAATGGAAAAGAAACCTGTTCCCACTGCCAGTAAAGCCATTGCAATTATAACAATATATGTAGGGGTATTCACATCTAAAAATATTAAACCGACAATCGGAATCAGCAATATTACCAATCCCATTGTTGAAATCTTTTGCGGAAGTATCCTGTCCGAAAGCCTTCCGGCGTTCGGTGAAATTATTGCCAATATAATGGATGAAATGATTAATATGTATCCTGTAAATTGAGGATCCCATCCTTTGGCATATTGGTAATAATAATTAAAGATGACATCGAATACCGCCATAGCAAACAATGCGAAAAATCCGGTTAAGTTATAGGCCGCAAAGGTTTTATTTTTAAATAGCTTAATTTTGAATACGGGGCGCTCGTGTCTATATTCATATATTCCGAATATGACAAGTGTTAGAATACCAATGATGACAGACAGTTTTCCGGTGAATGTAAGCAAATCTGAAAAACCATAAATGAACAGACATATGCCTATTACATATAATAAACTGCCGATCAGGTCCATCTTATCGTTTTCATTGGTTATCCACTCTTCATCGATTTTTAGGAATGTGAATATTGTGCATACAATCATAAATGGCAATATAAAGTAATAGATTGATCTCCATCCGAAGTTGTTAATTAAAAATCCTGCGATTAACGGTGATGTGGTATATCCTAAATAAGTACCCACAATAACCAGACCCAAGGATTTTCCACGATGTTTCTTGTCGATGGCCAATACCAGCATTGCGGTTTCGGCAACAAGATACAGGGCAAGACCTATACCATGTATCACCCTTGATGCTAAAAACATTTCGGGAGAAATGGAAATGCATGATACGATTAAACCCAGTATAATTACCAGACAACCGGCAACAAATATTTTCTTGCATCCGAATTTACCGCAAATCTGGCCTGAAGGTATCGTAAATGCAGCAAGAATCATCAAAAAGATTGTTATAATCCAATTTTGAACAACGTTATTCATAGCAAAGTCTTTTCCAATGGTAGGTGTTGCAAGAATTGTACTATAAATCAGAAACACTGTTGAAAATGAGGTTATAAATGATACTAATATAACAAATTTTTCTATCTTTTCCATACAAGCGAACCCCTTTTTAAAATCAAATATTAATATATTTTATATCCTACTATAAAAATAATTATTATTCATTCAATTATTTTTCATCAGAATCGGATTTTGTTTTTTCAAACATTAACTATTTTTACATATAATCTAAAATGTTATATTGATGGAAAAATAAGGAGTAATCAACATGTTATTTGTAAATTATCCGAAATGCTCAACATGCCGCAAAGCAAAAAACTGGTTGGACGAACACAATATTGAATATGATTCAAGACACATCATTGACGACAATCCTGCCGCTGATGAATTGCGCAAATGGTGGGAAATATCCGATTTGCCTCTTAAAAGATTTTTCAATACCAGCGGAATGAAATACAGGGAATTGAAATTAAAAGATAAGCTTCCAGACATGACCGAAGATGAACAGCTGGATCTGTTGGCTACCGACGGAATGCTGGTCAAAAGACCGATACTTGTAGATGATGATGTTGTTCTTGTTGGATTTAAGGTAAAGGAATGGGAAGAAAAGCTATTGTAAAAAAAATCCTTTTCAAAAAAATAATAGAGAGATGGATAGAATTTTTTGATTAAACTATTTAAAGGGATTAGGTGATTTTTTTAGCTCAATGCTTTTTCAAAAAATTCTTTAGAAATCCCATGATCATGTTTTATTTAATTTGTGTTATCCGTTGGGAGGAAAATGGTGTGTCATGTTCATTCTTTGATTTTTTGATATAGCCATCTCTTAAGAAAGTGCAATATTGCGCTTTCACTACAACATAGGTTAATCATATTTAAAAGCTTTTGGTAACCATTTACTCACCATCATCGTTAACTTTAAATATATAAAAAATAATCATTAATCAGAAATTAATTTGTTGGAGGGTTTTTTGTGAACGTTAATACTCAATTAAAAAATTTCCCAATAGATAATGTAATTCAATTGATTAGGAAAAAATGGGTTGTACAAATTATAAACGATTTATTTTTTGGAAAAACCCGTTTCCATGAATTTAAAGAAGATAAACCAAAATTATCCAATAGGGTCTTAAGCAGCTGCCTTAAGGAAATGGAGGATAATGGTTTAATTAAACGTATCGTTGACAAATACGATAAAAAGAACGTAAGGTACTATTTAACTGAAAAAGGCCGTTCATTAAATAAGATTATCTATGAAATGGCAATATTCAGTGTAGATAGTGAAGACTACACAGACCAGACAAAAGATGAATTAAAAACAGTTTTTAAAGAAAGGCTGTTATAGTGATTTGGGTTCTATTCGAATCCAAAAACTACTTTTTTTATTTTCAATTATTTTTAGGATAATTTCCCATTTATCATTAACTTTAAAAAACAAAAAAATCATAGTTATATTTGTATAAAATATTTTAGGGGACAAAATATTGTTAGATATAAAATTGTTCAGAGAAAATCCAGAAATTATCATAGACTCTGAAAAGAAGAGATTTAGAGGCACTGAAAATGTTGAAAAGGTAATTGAATATGACACCTTATGGAGAGAAGGTGAAAGAAAACTCAATTCTTTAAGATCTGAAAAAAACAAATTATCAAAATCATTCAAAAAAGCAAAAGAAGAAGGCAATTTGGATGAAGTAATTAAAAGATCTAAAGAAGTGGCCAATGAGATTAAGGAACTCACAGCCAAAAACGCCGAATACCTTAAGCTCAGGGAAGATTACAGATACAAAGTTGGAAACATCATTGACGAGGACGTTCCGATTTCAGACACTGAAGATGATAATGTGGTAGTCAGAACATACGGTGAAATTCCGGAATATGATTTTGAACTGCTGAATCACGTAGACTTGATTAACAAAATCGATGGTGCAGACCTTGAAACTGCAGCAAGCATTGCAGGAGCTCGTTTTTACTACTTGAAAAGAGATATCCTACACTTAAACTTGGCATTGATTCAATTTGCACTGTCAGAACTTGAAGCTGAAGGATACATTCCAATGCAAACACCATTCTTTGTAAAAGGTGAAGTTGCAGCAGAAACCTCAGAACTTGGCGAATTTGAAGAAACTCTATACAAAGTTGAAAATGAGGACATGTACCTGATTGCAACTGCCGAACAGACCTTAGCGGCACTTCACAGAGATGAAATCATCGCACCTGATGAATTGCCTTTAAGATACTGCGCTCTTTCCACTTGCTTCAGGAAGGAAGCAGGATCACACGGAAAGGATACTTTAGGCATATTCAGAGTTCACCAATTTGAAAAAATCGAACAGTTCATTTTCTCAACCCCTGAAGATTCAAGAAATCAGCACAATCACTTGATGGAAGTAACTGAAAGGATATATCAAAAGT from Methanobrevibacter sp. YE315 encodes:
- a CDS encoding arsenate reductase family protein; this encodes MLFVNYPKCSTCRKAKNWLDEHNIEYDSRHIIDDNPAADELRKWWEISDLPLKRFFNTSGMKYRELKLKDKLPDMTEDEQLDLLATDGMLVKRPILVDDDVVLVGFKVKEWEEKLL
- the serS gene encoding serine--tRNA ligase; the encoded protein is MLDIKLFRENPEIIIDSEKKRFRGTENVEKVIEYDTLWREGERKLNSLRSEKNKLSKSFKKAKEEGNLDEVIKRSKEVANEIKELTAKNAEYLKLREDYRYKVGNIIDEDVPISDTEDDNVVVRTYGEIPEYDFELLNHVDLINKIDGADLETAASIAGARFYYLKRDILHLNLALIQFALSELEAEGYIPMQTPFFVKGEVAAETSELGEFEETLYKVENEDMYLIATAEQTLAALHRDEIIAPDELPLRYCALSTCFRKEAGSHGKDTLGIFRVHQFEKIEQFIFSTPEDSRNQHNHLMEVTERIYQKLGLPYQIIAIVSSALNDNAAIKYDLEAWFPGSGAFRELVSCTNCKDYQARKTKTRVGRAGSGDAQILHTLNSTAIATERTMCCILENYQQADGSVKIPEVLVPYMNGKTVIEAKK
- a CDS encoding methylated-DNA--[protein]-cysteine S-methyltransferase, which produces MYYSTNYSSPLGEMIIVSDGEAVCGLWFYGQKHFKENIGKTIQKDDLAIFKKVTKFLDDYFNALNPEIDFKLKPKGSEFRLKVWRILCKIPYGETLTYGEIAGKISKTMSAQAVGGAVGHNPISILIPCHRVLGANGKLTGYAAGIDKKIELLKLEKNRL
- a CDS encoding MFS transporter, giving the protein MEKIEKFVILVSFITSFSTVFLIYSTILATPTIGKDFAMNNVVQNWIITIFLMILAAFTIPSGQICGKFGCKKIFVAGCLVIILGLIVSCISISPEMFLASRVIHGIGLALYLVAETAMLVLAIDKKHRGKSLGLVIVGTYLGYTTSPLIAGFLINNFGWRSIYYFILPFMIVCTIFTFLKIDEEWITNENDKMDLIGSLLYVIGICLFIYGFSDLLTFTGKLSVIIGILTLVIFGIYEYRHERPVFKIKLFKNKTFAAYNLTGFFALFAMAVFDVIFNYYYQYAKGWDPQFTGYILIISSIILAIISPNAGRLSDRILPQKISTMGLVILLIPIVGLIFLDVNTPTYIVIIAMALLAVGTGFFSIPNTNAVVSSVSDECAPYAAATQITLRSCGQTLSLGLLTLICSFVMGNLPLSQENAGLLVASSRIIAVICTVLCIVAIVFSIWGIRSDKSQIE
- a CDS encoding HAD family hydrolase translates to MKKLAIFDFDGTLFDSINDVVICFNKALTVHEFPNLTREEYIPCLGGNIDDIVSLVLNDNSTPENVEMVKETYLNFYNASKKENTVPFDGVKEVLMKLQDKGILLAINSNRLNYSLKEFVGKYFDDIDFVLVEGHEYPNPSKPDPYGVNRIIEKANVDIDEAVYIGDSSTDIKTSQNAGIDCLLVKWGYGNQEDFENEYVLDVIPDVYSIVDYF
- a CDS encoding ARPP-1 family domain-containing protein, with the translated sequence MIIPGVEKINSNVELLNPQTHKHMTIVPLKTEHSYKLDILTLKKGFELGLVEVKECKHSTVNTLIVKNKSIDPLLLVDGEEVVGGDQNRIVNSTILIAPQSLSKISVSCTEHGRWKYKSEFRSSAHIANYKTRRAKLRAKRSNMPVQQEVWSSIDDLEESIDFSSDTSAMSESYESQKINHAEFLKAFEIVDGQNGALIILNGEIKGFELFLNPEIYSQFHEKIIKSYLIDSKIENTTYAINIDEARLVIEQAKDSTFEDKPSNGLEKVFEFENSIGFGNLYIYEQEILHWSYFKKSSDDQKKEDVIEDIELGERI
- a CDS encoding helix-turn-helix domain-containing protein, with protein sequence MNVNTQLKNFPIDNVIQLIRKKWVVQIINDLFFGKTRFHEFKEDKPKLSNRVLSSCLKEMEDNGLIKRIVDKYDKKNVRYYLTEKGRSLNKIIYEMAIFSVDSEDYTDQTKDELKTVFKERLL